The following coding sequences lie in one Mucilaginibacter sp. KACC 22773 genomic window:
- a CDS encoding right-handed parallel beta-helix repeat-containing protein gives MKSKSYLIHAIAGMLVVSSFAMCTKNKINGPLSTPSVTNAKFSSLAISDCTYTVQPSEWMVDGTNIPAGSTVCIPAGKRGALLLKNFKGTAAAPIVIINKGGKVTFSTAVTASYGFKTQNCQYFKILGNGDPDTEYGFDINGGNIGMTMDNLSSDFEIANVEVRNSGFAGIMAKTDPSCDETTWRGHFTMQNVILHDNYVHKTGGEGFYVGNSFYANGVSLSCGKVWPGDVVNVKLYKNITDSTGAEGIQVGSAILGCEIYNNTVKTPGISPFASYQNNGIQIGEGTGGKCYNNVIKDAPGNGIIVLGLGDNLVFNNYIINSKAYGIFADSRYTPGPNFQFINNTIIGSALGGIKLNSETIPMNTVINNAIIQSDLVLPIIKKSSYVKLTASNNYVANDVSACQFVNYADDDFHLLSSSPLINAGANVLSYGVEFDYYGTQRPSADAFAIGATEY, from the coding sequence ATGAAAAGTAAAAGTTACCTGATACATGCCATCGCCGGTATGTTAGTTGTGTCATCGTTCGCGATGTGCACCAAAAATAAAATTAACGGGCCGCTGAGCACGCCTTCGGTTACTAACGCCAAATTTTCGTCTTTAGCTATTTCCGACTGCACCTATACCGTTCAGCCCTCTGAATGGATGGTTGACGGCACTAACATACCAGCGGGATCAACCGTGTGTATCCCCGCCGGTAAAAGAGGCGCTTTGCTGCTTAAAAACTTTAAAGGAACTGCAGCTGCCCCCATCGTTATTATTAATAAGGGCGGTAAAGTAACTTTTTCGACGGCTGTTACCGCTTCATATGGTTTTAAAACGCAAAATTGCCAGTATTTTAAAATACTGGGAAATGGCGATCCCGATACCGAGTATGGGTTTGACATCAATGGCGGCAACATCGGCATGACGATGGATAACCTGAGCTCAGATTTTGAAATTGCAAATGTGGAGGTGCGTAATAGTGGCTTTGCAGGCATTATGGCCAAAACAGATCCATCTTGTGATGAAACAACATGGCGCGGCCATTTCACTATGCAAAACGTAATTCTTCATGACAATTATGTTCACAAAACAGGTGGCGAAGGATTTTATGTGGGCAATTCGTTTTATGCCAACGGCGTTTCGCTTTCCTGCGGTAAGGTTTGGCCGGGCGATGTGGTGAATGTTAAGTTATACAAAAACATCACCGATTCTACCGGTGCCGAAGGAATCCAGGTTGGCAGCGCTATTTTAGGCTGCGAAATTTATAACAATACGGTTAAAACACCCGGGATAAGCCCTTTTGCCTCCTATCAAAATAACGGCATACAAATAGGCGAAGGTACCGGTGGAAAATGTTATAACAACGTGATTAAGGATGCACCCGGCAACGGAATTATTGTACTGGGGCTTGGGGATAACCTGGTGTTTAATAACTACATCATCAATTCAAAAGCTTATGGCATTTTTGCAGATTCCAGATACACGCCGGGGCCCAATTTCCAGTTTATTAATAATACCATCATTGGTTCGGCGTTGGGTGGTATAAAATTAAATTCCGAAACTATCCCGATGAACACCGTAATCAACAACGCAATTATCCAGTCGGACCTGGTACTTCCAATAATTAAAAAAAGCAGCTATGTTAAGCTTACGGCTTCAAATAATTATGTAGCCAACGATGTAAGCGCATGTCAATTTGTAAATTACGCTGACGATGATTTCCATTTACTGTCATCCTCTCCGCTTATTAATGCCGGGGCAAACGTTTTATCGTATGGCGTAGAATTTGATTATTATGGCACCCAACGCCCATCTGCCGATGCTTTTGCCATTGGGGCCACTGAGTATTGA
- a CDS encoding prephenate dehydrogenase has translation MNIGIIGLGDMGRLYAKAFAKAGYTVCGCDLPENRDKLEQELSPFGITVMDSARDVSRTNDLVIYSVEADKLEQVVAECGPLTKYGAIVAGQTSVKHPEIAIFEKYLPADVQIITFHAMHGPGFEPKRQTLILIPHRAKADAYQRMYDLFTAIGSDIVEIADYHEHDKIVADTQAVTHVGFESMGTAWKAAGFFPWENASYLGGIDNVKILTTLRIFSYKAHVYAGLAILNPYARQQVKRYSESESELFKLMIKEEAQTFRERLYKARDFVFHESRKPIMLSDTVMKEFSLSQHADHQKPNSHLSILSMVDAWYHLGVNPYDNLICQTPPFRLRLGIAEYLFKNEELLEESIETALYDKTIRGDDLEFHSAVREWSAIIGYGDMEGYKKHFNEVQSFFSHRLEEGKAQSAELIRRLMME, from the coding sequence ATGAATATAGGTATCATTGGGTTGGGCGATATGGGGCGTTTGTACGCAAAGGCTTTTGCAAAAGCAGGTTACACCGTTTGCGGCTGCGATTTACCCGAAAACCGCGACAAGCTGGAACAGGAACTTAGCCCCTTTGGCATCACGGTAATGGATAGCGCGCGCGACGTATCCCGCACAAACGACCTGGTTATTTACTCGGTTGAGGCCGACAAACTGGAACAGGTAGTAGCCGAGTGCGGTCCGCTTACCAAGTACGGGGCCATTGTTGCCGGCCAAACATCCGTTAAGCACCCCGAGATAGCCATATTTGAAAAATACCTGCCCGCCGATGTGCAAATCATTACTTTTCATGCCATGCACGGGCCGGGTTTTGAACCCAAAAGGCAAACACTTATCCTGATTCCGCACCGGGCCAAAGCGGATGCGTACCAGCGTATGTACGATTTATTTACAGCTATTGGGAGCGACATTGTAGAGATTGCCGATTACCACGAGCACGATAAAATTGTAGCCGATACCCAGGCCGTTACCCACGTAGGTTTTGAAAGCATGGGCACCGCCTGGAAAGCTGCGGGCTTTTTCCCCTGGGAAAACGCATCGTACCTGGGCGGTATAGACAATGTGAAGATACTGACCACCCTGCGTATTTTTAGCTATAAGGCGCACGTATACGCAGGCCTGGCCATTTTAAACCCGTACGCCCGCCAGCAGGTAAAACGCTACTCGGAGTCAGAGTCGGAATTATTTAAGTTGATGATCAAAGAAGAAGCGCAAACCTTCAGGGAGCGGCTGTATAAGGCACGCGATTTTGTTTTTCATGAAAGCCGCAAACCTATTATGCTGAGTGATACCGTGATGAAAGAGTTTTCGCTATCGCAACATGCTGATCACCAGAAACCCAACTCACACCTGAGCATCCTGAGCATGGTTGATGCCTGGTATCACCTGGGGGTAAACCCTTATGATAACCTCATTTGCCAAACCCCGCCCTTCCGGCTGAGGCTTGGCATTGCCGAATACCTGTTTAAAAACGAAGAACTGTTAGAAGAATCCATCGAAACCGCCCTTTACGATAAAACCATCCGCGGCGATGACCTGGAGTTCCACTCGGCAGTAAGGGAATGGTCGGCCATTATTGGTTACGGCGATATGGAGGGCTACAAAAAGCACTTCAACGAAGTACAATCCTTTTTCAGTCACAGGCTGGAAGAAGGTAAAGCCCAAAGTGCCGAATTGATCAGAAGACTGATGATGGAGTAG
- a CDS encoding NUDIX hydrolase — protein MNNTQLLTLITRLRSVADVGLLYAKNEYDIERYAELQHIAIEMLDNVTGWGEDDIKFNFPMPDDYPTAKVDVRGMLLNAEGKILLAKESADGKWSLPGGWADVGYSAKEVIVKEFEEETGLTVVADRLLAVFDKKMHPHPPQPFYVYKMVFHCKAVTNAVKQGFDMLDVEYFDVDNLPELSEDRILKSQIELLYQKIINGDLAAEVD, from the coding sequence ATGAACAATACCCAACTTTTAACACTTATCACCCGCCTGCGGTCGGTGGCCGATGTGGGCTTGCTGTATGCCAAAAACGAATATGATATTGAACGCTATGCCGAGTTACAGCATATAGCAATTGAAATGCTGGATAATGTTACCGGTTGGGGCGAAGATGATATTAAGTTTAACTTCCCGATGCCGGATGATTACCCTACAGCTAAGGTTGATGTACGCGGGATGTTATTAAATGCCGAGGGTAAAATATTGCTGGCTAAGGAAAGCGCCGACGGCAAGTGGAGCCTGCCGGGTGGCTGGGCCGATGTAGGCTATAGCGCCAAAGAGGTAATTGTTAAAGAATTTGAAGAAGAAACTGGCTTAACGGTAGTTGCCGATAGATTATTGGCCGTATTTGACAAAAAAATGCACCCTCACCCACCGCAGCCCTTTTACGTTTACAAAATGGTGTTTCATTGCAAAGCGGTAACCAATGCCGTAAAACAAGGATTCGACATGCTGGATGTTGAATATTTTGACGTCGATAACTTACCCGAACTGTCAGAAGACAGGATATTGAAAAGCCAGATAGAATTGCTTTATCAAAAGATCATCAACGGGGATTTGGCGGCGGAGGTTGATTGA
- a CDS encoding carboxypeptidase-like regulatory domain-containing protein, which produces MKPNYLILIIGLFVSAHIQAQDVLKGSVYEKSKNEKLANVFVKDVTNKQITITDNNGNFSIRTATGHTLIFNAPGYVSDTLYITDMRPKRIDMISQTISLRQVNVSATREAFDPRKEYPEVYTKSRVSVMSPSTWFSKEGKDARRLKRYFKREEEERQIDEAFNVDYVKSVIPLRGAELENFMSLYRPSYAFLKNNNAPSMTAYINDAYKKYQALPANKKVLPKLAPAPGSLQ; this is translated from the coding sequence ATGAAACCGAACTACCTAATATTGATAATTGGCCTATTTGTATCTGCACATATACAAGCCCAGGATGTGTTAAAAGGATCGGTTTACGAAAAAAGCAAAAATGAAAAACTGGCTAACGTTTTTGTAAAAGATGTCACCAACAAACAGATCACAATTACTGATAACAACGGCAATTTCAGCATCCGCACGGCAACGGGCCATACACTGATATTTAATGCACCTGGCTATGTATCAGACACTTTGTACATTACAGATATGAGACCAAAACGGATAGATATGATATCGCAAACCATATCTTTAAGGCAGGTAAATGTAAGTGCCACCAGGGAAGCTTTCGATCCGCGTAAAGAATACCCCGAGGTTTACACCAAAAGCAGGGTATCTGTAATGTCTCCGTCAACCTGGTTCAGTAAAGAGGGTAAAGATGCGCGACGTTTAAAAAGATATTTTAAACGCGAAGAAGAAGAAAGGCAAATTGATGAAGCATTTAATGTAGATTATGTAAAAAGCGTAATACCGCTACGGGGTGCCGAGTTGGAAAACTTCATGTCGTTATATCGCCCAAGCTATGCTTTCCTTAAAAACAACAATGCCCCAAGCATGACGGCTTACATTAATGACGCTTATAAAAAATACCAGGCTTTGCCTGCTAACAAAAAGGTTTTACCTAAACTGGCACCGGCACCGGGCAGTTTGCAGTAA
- a CDS encoding type II toxin-antitoxin system RelE/ParE family toxin, producing MIISIQHKGLRLFFEKGDASRLNAQHVSKIRLILTRLNAAKTIADMNVPGYGLHQLSGELKGFWAVKVDKNYRIIFQFIAEDAFEVDYLDYH from the coding sequence ATGATTATTAGCATTCAGCATAAAGGGTTGCGGCTATTTTTTGAAAAAGGGGATGCATCAAGGTTAAATGCTCAACACGTAAGTAAGATCAGATTAATCCTTACCCGTTTAAACGCTGCAAAAACTATAGCCGATATGAATGTTCCGGGATATGGACTACATCAGCTAAGCGGCGAATTGAAAGGCTTTTGGGCTGTAAAAGTTGATAAAAATTACCGGATTATATTTCAGTTTATTGCTGAAGACGCTTTTGAAGTTGATTATTTAGATTATCATTAA
- a CDS encoding HigA family addiction module antitoxin, with translation MQMFDPAHPGELIRETLEGIREETGKKLTVEQVATGLGTTRKTLSAIINGKQSISSDMALRLSAAFNTTPEFWLHAQENYDLAQARKKFDIKKVTVFWHPQVA, from the coding sequence ATGCAGATGTTTGACCCAGCCCACCCGGGCGAATTAATCCGTGAAACCCTTGAAGGGATAAGGGAAGAAACAGGAAAAAAATTAACAGTTGAGCAGGTTGCCACCGGCCTGGGAACAACCCGTAAAACATTGTCGGCTATAATTAATGGCAAACAGAGTATTAGTTCAGATATGGCATTGCGCCTGAGCGCAGCCTTTAATACAACACCTGAGTTTTGGCTGCACGCGCAGGAAAATTATGATCTGGCCCAGGCCCGCAAAAAGTTCGACATAAAAAAGGTTACTGTTTTTTGGCATCCGCAGGTCGCTTAA
- a CDS encoding LiaI-LiaF-like domain-containing protein codes for MKTDRLIPGTILVCIGAIFLLHNFHIFHFQWMNILYLWPIFLIIGGVNLVFAGNRSPLATVVKLAVIIGGFSLLLFGNFGNRYHFWPSTFINFDDDHDNDNNDSNDDSDSTNTDHGVTKIEGSSVFNKDYTADAKFARLNINGGATTYTLNDTTSQLFKAETKEFYGKYEFNANKEDSVYVLNFKMKGNKGWHFDSDNNKSNLADIKLNPNPIWDIYVETGATKLDFDLSKFKIKSVTLKGGAASFEVKLGAPLASTNVEVSTGVSEVIINVPKDAACSINANTGLSSNEFEGFTKKNDNSYETPGFDAAKNKIYIHMNGGISDFKVNRY; via the coding sequence ATGAAAACCGACAGACTTATTCCCGGAACAATCCTGGTATGCATAGGAGCTATATTCCTGCTCCATAACTTCCATATCTTCCATTTTCAATGGATGAATATACTTTACCTATGGCCTATATTTTTAATTATAGGCGGCGTAAACCTGGTATTTGCAGGTAACCGGTCGCCTTTGGCGACTGTAGTAAAACTGGCCGTAATAATTGGTGGATTCTCGCTGCTACTGTTTGGCAACTTTGGTAACCGCTATCATTTTTGGCCCAGCACTTTTATCAACTTTGACGACGACCATGATAACGACAACAACGACAGTAACGATGACAGCGACAGCACCAACACCGATCATGGCGTGACAAAAATTGAAGGCAGCAGTGTTTTTAATAAAGATTACACCGCCGATGCTAAATTTGCCCGCTTGAATATCAATGGAGGTGCTACTACTTATACTTTAAATGATACCACCAGCCAGCTATTTAAAGCAGAAACAAAAGAATTTTACGGCAAATATGAATTTAATGCCAACAAAGAAGATTCTGTGTATGTGTTGAACTTTAAAATGAAGGGCAATAAGGGCTGGCATTTTGACTCTGATAACAACAAATCGAACCTGGCAGATATCAAACTAAACCCGAACCCCATCTGGGACATTTATGTTGAAACAGGTGCAACAAAATTAGATTTCGATTTAAGTAAATTTAAAATAAAAAGTGTAACTTTAAAAGGTGGTGCAGCCTCATTTGAAGTAAAGCTTGGCGCACCGCTGGCAAGCACCAACGTAGAGGTATCTACAGGTGTATCAGAGGTTATTATTAATGTGCCTAAAGATGCCGCTTGCAGTATAAATGCCAACACAGGTTTATCATCAAATGAATTTGAGGGCTTTACCAAAAAGAATGATAACAGCTATGAAACCCCAGGTTTTGATGCTGCCAAAAACAAGATATACATCCACATGAATGGTGGCATATCTGATTTTAAAGTGAACCGTTATTAA
- a CDS encoding PspC domain-containing protein, which translates to MEKKLYRDEYRKKIGGVCAGLAEYFDMDVAIIRALFVLTFIFMGTGFMAYIVLWIVIPNKGAGYFNPNVDYRVPPQQPFTPFDANAPANPGTPFEPAFPKKTSTPAGIIFGCILIFFGAVFLFHELGIFRFWHVARLWPAILVVGGLAMIVSGQKRQPWEKEGWQNTTAEPEVNATEQPLNTEEKKDDNFNNTPPTI; encoded by the coding sequence ATGGAAAAGAAACTTTACCGGGATGAATACCGGAAGAAAATAGGCGGCGTTTGCGCCGGCCTGGCCGAGTACTTTGATATGGATGTTGCTATTATACGCGCACTATTTGTACTCACCTTTATATTTATGGGAACCGGCTTTATGGCTTATATTGTATTGTGGATAGTTATACCGAACAAAGGTGCAGGCTACTTTAACCCCAATGTTGATTATCGGGTACCGCCGCAACAGCCTTTTACCCCTTTTGACGCCAACGCACCTGCAAATCCGGGCACTCCTTTTGAACCTGCGTTCCCTAAAAAAACGTCAACACCAGCCGGTATCATTTTTGGCTGCATCCTTATATTTTTTGGGGCAGTTTTCCTGTTTCATGAATTGGGCATCTTTCGTTTCTGGCACGTGGCAAGGCTATGGCCCGCAATCCTGGTAGTTGGCGGCTTAGCGATGATAGTATCCGGACAAAAAAGGCAGCCATGGGAAAAAGAAGGCTGGCAGAATACAACTGCTGAGCCCGAAGTAAATGCAACTGAACAACCGCTGAATACAGAAGAGAAAAAAGACGATAATTTTAATAACACTCCTCCAACTATATAA
- a CDS encoding SDR family oxidoreductase → MKNALITGSTKGMGRAIAVAFANEGLNVAICSRNEKELFEFADLLNRSNPGIKVFAKVADGSNKAQLLAFATAAQQELGFIDVVVNNLGTFIPSSILDDADDTFDKQLKTNLMPTYELYRFFGKTMITAHKGHFFNICSVAALNPVVQAGSYSITKYALLGLTKIMRLETQEHGVKVTAIIPGSTLTDSWKDAVVDKNTMVLPEDISSAIINIYRMSPGANVDEIIIKPAPGQL, encoded by the coding sequence ATGAAAAATGCCCTCATCACCGGTTCAACAAAAGGCATGGGCCGCGCCATTGCCGTAGCCTTCGCCAATGAAGGATTAAACGTGGCAATTTGTTCACGAAATGAAAAAGAATTATTTGAATTCGCAGACCTGCTTAACAGGTCAAACCCTGGTATTAAAGTTTTTGCAAAGGTTGCAGATGGAAGCAATAAGGCCCAATTATTAGCCTTCGCCACCGCCGCGCAGCAGGAACTCGGTTTTATTGATGTGGTGGTAAACAACCTGGGCACTTTTATCCCATCGAGCATATTGGACGATGCAGATGACACATTTGATAAACAGCTAAAAACCAACCTGATGCCAACTTATGAACTTTATCGTTTTTTTGGCAAAACCATGATAACGGCACATAAGGGACATTTTTTTAACATCTGCTCGGTAGCTGCATTAAACCCCGTTGTACAGGCCGGCAGCTATAGCATAACCAAATACGCGCTACTGGGTTTAACAAAAATAATGAGGCTTGAAACGCAGGAGCATGGCGTAAAAGTAACGGCAATAATTCCCGGATCAACCCTGACAGATTCATGGAAGGATGCCGTGGTGGATAAAAATACCATGGTTTTGCCCGAAGACATATCATCGGCAATCATCAATATTTACAGGATGAGCCCCGGGGCCAATGTGGATGAGATTATCATTAAACCTGCGCCAGGCCAATTGTAG
- a CDS encoding MlaE family ABC transporter permease, with amino-acid sequence MIQSLGRYILLLRLSFRKPEKFSVYWAEVMREMVSAGIGSLGIIMIISVFIGAAVTIQTAFQLISPLIPKSVVGGITRDSMILEFSPTISSLVLAGRIGSSMASQIGTMRVTEQIDALEIMGVNAPGYLISPKVIAGVTMFPLLVIVSILLGFIGGYVACFTSSEVTTDDFLIGLPDGFNTVIITVCMVKAVVFGFIITTICSYQGFYTSGGALEVGQAATRGVVFSCVMILMFDLIISRLFL; translated from the coding sequence ATGATTCAAAGTTTAGGCAGATATATACTTTTATTACGTTTAAGTTTTCGAAAACCCGAAAAATTTTCGGTGTACTGGGCCGAAGTAATGCGCGAAATGGTTTCGGCCGGCATCGGTTCTTTGGGCATCATCATGATCATCTCGGTTTTTATTGGTGCAGCTGTAACTATTCAAACTGCTTTTCAATTAATCAGCCCTTTAATCCCCAAATCGGTTGTGGGGGGTATCACCCGCGATAGTATGATTTTGGAATTTAGCCCTACTATATCATCGCTGGTACTGGCCGGCCGCATTGGCTCAAGCATGGCATCGCAAATAGGTACCATGCGCGTTACCGAACAGATAGACGCTTTAGAGATCATGGGGGTAAATGCTCCCGGTTATCTGATATCGCCCAAGGTAATTGCGGGTGTTACCATGTTTCCATTATTGGTAATTGTATCTATATTATTGGGCTTTATTGGTGGTTACGTTGCCTGCTTTACATCAAGCGAGGTGACTACTGATGATTTCCTGATTGGTTTGCCTGATGGCTTTAACACGGTAATTATTACCGTATGCATGGTTAAGGCAGTTGTGTTTGGCTTTATTATTACTACCATATGCAGTTACCAGGGCTTTTATACATCGGGCGGCGCGCTTGAGGTAGGCCAGGCTGCAACTCGCGGGGTTGTATTTAGCTGCGTAATGATACTCATGTTCGATTTAATTATCTCCCGCCTCTTCTTATGA
- a CDS encoding ABC transporter ATP-binding protein, whose protein sequence is MIEIQDIYKKFGENEVLKGISSTFEPGINNLIIGGSGSGKTTLLKCIVGLHEPSKGDVLFNGENFTDMGFEQRVPIRTHIGMLFQNSALFDSMTVEQNIMFPLNLFTNQSKAEKRDRANFCLERVNLAGKNKLYPSELSGGMKKRVGIARAISMQPKYLFVDEPNSGLDPVTSILIDDLISELTVEYNMTTVVVTHDMNSVMGIGDHIVFLHQGKKWWEGSNKEIAHTDNKELNDFVFASRFMRAAKAKL, encoded by the coding sequence ATGATAGAAATACAAGACATCTATAAAAAATTCGGAGAAAATGAAGTACTTAAAGGCATCAGCTCCACTTTTGAACCTGGCATTAATAACCTTATAATAGGCGGATCGGGATCGGGGAAAACAACACTATTGAAATGTATAGTCGGTCTGCACGAACCAAGCAAGGGCGATGTGCTTTTTAACGGCGAAAACTTTACCGATATGGGTTTTGAGCAGCGTGTGCCAATCCGCACACACATAGGCATGCTTTTTCAAAACTCGGCCTTGTTTGATAGTATGACTGTGGAGCAAAACATCATGTTCCCCCTTAATCTGTTCACCAATCAATCAAAGGCCGAAAAACGCGACCGCGCCAATTTTTGCCTGGAGCGTGTTAATCTTGCCGGTAAAAACAAGCTTTACCCATCCGAACTTTCGGGCGGTATGAAAAAGCGTGTGGGTATTGCCCGCGCCATATCCATGCAACCCAAATACCTTTTTGTTGATGAGCCAAACTCGGGCCTCGACCCGGTTACTTCTATCCTGATAGATGACCTGATAAGCGAGCTTACCGTAGAGTATAACATGACCACCGTTGTAGTAACCCACGATATGAACTCGGTAATGGGTATAGGCGACCACATCGTCTTCCTGCACCAGGGCAAAAAATGGTGGGAAGGCAGCAACAAAGAAATTGCCCACACCGACAACAAAGAACTTAACGACTTTGTATTTGCCAGCCGGTTTATGCGGGCAGCGAAAGCGAAATTATAA
- a CDS encoding four helix bundle protein yields MHNFKELKVWKAGIEISKITFQLCRAFPSEEKYGLISQMVRAGISIPSNIAEGCGRKSNKELYQFLSIALGSSFELETQFIVAKEFGYITQETLDAVCIQITEIQKMIYGFQKSLNV; encoded by the coding sequence ATGCACAATTTTAAAGAACTAAAGGTTTGGAAAGCAGGCATAGAGATATCGAAGATTACCTTTCAATTGTGTAGAGCGTTTCCATCCGAAGAAAAATATGGGTTGATTTCACAAATGGTTCGTGCAGGCATTTCTATCCCCTCAAATATTGCCGAAGGATGCGGCAGAAAATCAAATAAGGAATTATATCAGTTTTTAAGTATTGCCTTAGGTTCATCCTTTGAATTGGAAACACAATTTATAGTTGCCAAAGAATTTGGTTATATCACCCAAGAAACATTAGATGCTGTCTGTATTCAGATCACCGAGATTCAAAAGATGATATACGGTTTTCAAAAAAGCCTCAACGTTTAG
- a CDS encoding class I SAM-dependent methyltransferase, with the protein MIQLLTPTHWKDYELIDCGDFEKLERFGNIILIRPEPQAVWSKGLPASEWQRLHHIKFKGRSATAGDWLKKDQKTPDRWQIEYKNNDAAIKFRLGLTSFKHLGIFPEQAVNWDYITQNIKRFKTPQPKVLNLFAYTGGASLIAQAAGADTTHVDSIKQVVTWANENQEISGLSNIRWVVEDALKFVKRELKRGKKYNGIILDPPAYGNGPNGEKWKLEDNINEMMADVMQLLDHEEHFLILNTYSLGFSSVIIENLIKSAFPKVQNLEIGELYLQATAGAKLPLGVFGKFHKLKGN; encoded by the coding sequence ATGATTCAACTACTTACCCCAACGCACTGGAAAGATTACGAGCTGATTGATTGCGGCGATTTTGAAAAGCTGGAGCGTTTTGGGAATATTATATTAATACGCCCCGAGCCGCAGGCGGTTTGGAGCAAAGGCTTACCCGCATCTGAGTGGCAGCGCTTACATCATATAAAATTTAAAGGACGGTCGGCCACCGCAGGCGACTGGTTAAAAAAAGACCAGAAAACGCCCGACCGATGGCAAATTGAATACAAAAACAACGATGCAGCCATCAAGTTCCGCCTGGGTTTAACCTCGTTTAAACATTTGGGTATTTTTCCTGAGCAGGCGGTTAACTGGGATTACATAACCCAAAACATTAAGCGTTTTAAAACCCCGCAGCCCAAAGTACTTAACCTGTTTGCTTATACAGGCGGGGCTTCGCTGATAGCGCAGGCTGCCGGTGCGGATACTACACACGTGGACTCAATTAAACAGGTAGTTACCTGGGCAAATGAAAACCAGGAAATATCGGGCTTGAGCAATATCCGCTGGGTGGTTGAGGATGCACTTAAATTTGTAAAGCGCGAGTTAAAACGTGGCAAAAAATACAATGGCATTATCCTTGACCCGCCTGCTTACGGCAATGGCCCTAACGGCGAAAAGTGGAAACTGGAAGATAACATAAATGAGATGATGGCCGATGTGATGCAGTTACTTGATCATGAAGAGCATTTCCTGATCCTCAATACTTATTCGCTTGGTTTTTCATCAGTAATTATAGAAAACCTGATAAAAAGTGCTTTTCCCAAAGTTCAAAACCTTGAAATTGGCGAGCTTTACCTGCAGGCCACCGCTGGGGCAAAACTACCACTTGGAGTTTTTGGAAAGTTTCATAAACTTAAAGGTAATTAA